A genomic stretch from Candidatus Thermoplasmatota archaeon includes:
- the ilvE gene encoding branched-chain-amino-acid transaminase produces MAEYKVFLNGQFVPESEARISVYDHGFLYGDGVFEGIRAYNGRVFRLTEHVDRLFESAKAIALTIPYTKEQFTELILEACRVNNLRDAYIRPIVARGRGDLGLDPRKCKEATVVILARQMGALYGDAYERGLTLVSVSTRRNSPQVLSPNIKSLNYLNNILARIEVNERGADEGIMLDLQGFVSEATADNIFLVSKGVIVTPPTYNSLKGITRGAVIDVARAEGYEVREEPITMFDVYAADEVFITGTAAEVAPCVSVDGRVVGNGKPGPVTKQLMAGFQKLTHSTGTAIQPEKPVKVTT; encoded by the coding sequence ATGGCGGAATACAAGGTGTTCCTCAACGGCCAGTTCGTGCCCGAGTCCGAAGCCAGGATCAGCGTCTACGATCACGGCTTCCTCTATGGCGACGGCGTCTTCGAGGGCATCCGCGCCTACAACGGCCGCGTCTTCCGCCTGACGGAGCACGTGGACCGCCTCTTCGAGTCCGCGAAGGCCATCGCGCTCACGATTCCCTATACGAAGGAGCAGTTCACGGAGCTGATCCTCGAGGCGTGCCGCGTGAACAACCTGCGCGACGCCTACATCCGCCCCATCGTGGCGCGCGGCCGCGGCGACCTCGGCCTCGACCCGAGGAAGTGCAAGGAGGCGACCGTCGTGATCCTCGCCCGCCAGATGGGCGCGCTCTACGGAGACGCCTACGAGCGCGGCCTCACGCTCGTCTCGGTGAGCACCCGCCGCAACTCGCCGCAGGTTCTCTCGCCGAACATCAAGTCCCTCAACTATCTGAACAACATCCTCGCGCGCATCGAGGTGAACGAGCGCGGGGCGGACGAGGGCATCATGCTCGACCTCCAGGGCTTCGTCTCGGAGGCGACGGCGGACAACATCTTCCTCGTCTCGAAGGGCGTGATCGTCACGCCGCCCACCTACAACTCGCTCAAGGGCATCACGCGCGGGGCCGTCATCGACGTGGCGCGCGCCGAGGGCTACGAGGTCCGCGAGGAGCCGATCACCATGTTCGACGTGTACGCCGCGGACGAGGTGTTCATCACGGGAACGGCCGCGGAGGTCGCCCCGTGCGTGAGCGTCGATGGCCGCGTCGTGGGGAACGGCAAGCCCGGACCCGTCACGAAGCAGCTCATGGCGGGCTTCCAGAAGCTCACGCACTCGACGGGCACCGCGATCCAGCCCGAAAAGCCGGTCAAGGTCACGACCTGA
- a CDS encoding threonine--tRNA ligase: protein MKLLFIHSDLLEFEAKKPALKSAPPLADAEKAGRVEEALVVFYTVEKDDENQGDVVVAKAVAEINNVNAQVKAPKVVLYPYAHLSSSLASPAKGREIGSALIAATRAAGYDVTAAPFGYYKAFKLHAKGHPLAELSRQIKAEAGEAAPAAPAAPAVAGVPEARESEALKKEKKLVSHWYVLTPAGELVAADQFDFRGHDNLRALYLHETKGTRKAGEEPPHVRLMRELELVDYEPGSDAGNFRWYPKGQLVKRLLETRVSDIVAEAGGMRVETPIMYDYDHPALSKYLNRFPARQYVVKSEDKDYFLRFAACFGQYLIMHDMTISYKDLPVRIYELTHYSFRREQSGELSGLRRLRTFTMPDMHTLVADMEQAKREFKSQFQLSMRWMNDLGTPYDAAVRFVRSFFDENRQFAVDLAKLLDRPILLEIWDERFFYFVMKFEFNAVDSQGKASALSTVQIDVENTERFDINFTNEQGQKQHPLLLHASLSGSIDRNVYALLEREAIRSASGAKPALPFWLSPTQVRFVPVSDAYKEACIGFAKELTNRGIRADVDDRDHGVGRKIRDAEKEWIPAIVVYGEKEAGKDRVPVRLRSGEQKDLSTTEIAAWADREIGDRPRLKLPLAMRMSERPVFRG, encoded by the coding sequence GTGAAGCTCCTCTTCATCCACAGCGACCTCCTCGAGTTCGAGGCGAAGAAGCCCGCGCTTAAAAGCGCGCCGCCGCTCGCCGACGCCGAGAAGGCGGGCCGCGTGGAGGAGGCGCTCGTGGTCTTCTACACGGTGGAGAAGGACGACGAGAACCAGGGCGACGTCGTCGTCGCGAAGGCCGTCGCCGAGATCAACAACGTGAACGCGCAGGTGAAGGCGCCGAAGGTCGTCCTCTATCCGTACGCGCACCTCTCGTCGAGCCTCGCCTCGCCCGCGAAGGGCCGCGAGATCGGAAGCGCGCTCATCGCGGCGACGAGGGCGGCGGGCTACGACGTGACGGCCGCGCCGTTCGGCTACTACAAGGCCTTCAAGCTCCACGCGAAGGGGCACCCGCTTGCCGAGCTTTCGCGCCAGATCAAGGCCGAGGCCGGCGAAGCCGCCCCGGCGGCCCCCGCGGCGCCCGCGGTCGCGGGCGTGCCCGAGGCGCGCGAGTCGGAGGCCCTGAAGAAGGAGAAGAAGCTCGTGAGCCACTGGTACGTGCTGACCCCCGCGGGCGAGCTCGTCGCCGCGGACCAGTTCGACTTCAGGGGCCACGACAACCTCCGCGCGCTCTACCTCCACGAGACGAAGGGCACGCGCAAGGCGGGCGAGGAGCCGCCGCACGTGCGCCTCATGCGCGAGCTCGAGCTCGTCGACTACGAGCCCGGGTCCGACGCGGGCAACTTCCGCTGGTACCCGAAGGGCCAGCTCGTGAAGCGTCTCCTCGAGACGCGCGTCTCCGACATCGTCGCCGAGGCGGGCGGCATGCGCGTCGAGACGCCCATCATGTACGACTACGACCACCCCGCGCTCTCGAAGTACCTCAACCGCTTCCCCGCGCGGCAGTACGTCGTCAAGTCAGAGGACAAGGACTACTTCCTGCGCTTCGCCGCGTGCTTCGGTCAGTACCTGATCATGCACGACATGACCATCTCGTACAAGGACCTCCCCGTCCGGATCTACGAGCTGACGCACTACTCCTTCCGCCGCGAGCAGAGCGGCGAGCTCTCCGGCCTCCGCCGCCTCCGCACGTTCACGATGCCGGACATGCACACCCTCGTCGCCGACATGGAGCAGGCGAAGCGGGAGTTCAAGTCCCAATTCCAGCTGTCGATGCGCTGGATGAACGACCTCGGAACGCCGTACGACGCGGCCGTGCGCTTCGTCCGATCCTTCTTCGACGAGAACCGCCAGTTCGCGGTGGACCTCGCGAAGCTCCTCGACCGTCCGATCCTTCTCGAGATCTGGGACGAGCGCTTCTTCTACTTCGTCATGAAGTTCGAGTTCAACGCCGTCGACTCGCAGGGCAAGGCCTCCGCGCTCTCGACCGTGCAGATCGACGTCGAGAACACCGAGCGGTTCGACATCAACTTCACGAACGAGCAGGGCCAGAAGCAGCACCCGCTGCTCCTCCACGCCTCGCTCTCCGGCTCGATCGACCGCAACGTATACGCGCTCCTCGAGCGCGAGGCGATCAGGTCCGCCTCGGGGGCGAAGCCCGCCCTCCCGTTCTGGCTCTCTCCGACGCAGGTGCGGTTCGTGCCGGTCTCGGACGCCTACAAGGAGGCCTGCATCGGCTTCGCGAAGGAGCTCACGAACCGCGGCATCCGCGCGGACGTCGACGACCGCGACCACGGCGTCGGCCGCAAGATCCGCGACGCGGAGAAGGAATGGATCCCCGCGATCGTCGTCTACGGCGAGAAGGAGGCGGGCAAGGACCGCGTTCCCGTGCGCCTGCGCTCGGGCGAGCAGAAGGACCTCTCGACGACCGAGATCGCCGCGTGGGCCGACCGGGAGATCGGCGACCGGCCGCGCCTCAAGCTCCCGCTCGCGATGCGGATGAGCGAGCGCCCCGTGTTCCGCGGTTAG
- a CDS encoding DNA-binding protein, protein MLARDLKDKSKVDQLEVTVLKKEEPRSVNSRAGDALTVCDCEAVDGEGGKVKISLWNDEIERVSEGAKIRITNGWASAFRGEIKVSAGKFGKLEIL, encoded by the coding sequence ATGCTGGCCCGCGACCTGAAGGACAAAAGCAAGGTCGACCAACTCGAAGTCACCGTCCTGAAGAAGGAGGAGCCTCGAAGCGTCAACTCGCGCGCCGGCGACGCCTTGACTGTCTGCGACTGCGAGGCGGTGGACGGGGAAGGCGGCAAGGTCAAGATCAGCCTCTGGAACGACGAGATCGAGAGGGTCTCGGAAGGGGCGAAGATCCGGATCACGAACGGATGGGCCTCCGCGTTCCGCGGCGAGATCAAGGTCTCTGCGGGCAAGTTCGGCAAGCTCGAGATCCTCTGA
- a CDS encoding glycosyltransferase family 4 protein, with product MHVCHVNPFFFPHLGGIERRIYHVSRALLERGHEVTVLTSRLPGTPKEETMDGFRVVRLPAKPLPVKWNPPILRTEGVEKALRDLAPDVLDFHYRWAPEYTKAVDRSGIPQVFTYHNTYGEGSGLLRPLSLANDRWNKRYVERAHSIAAISRFVRDDLARRGFPELKLKLVPNGCAPPKPGTAEWEADDGRELPRAPYFVAVGRLTPEKGTDLVIRAFAEANRRGANARLIVCGKGPERAALLRLARRLGVEDRVEINGWVPEATKFRLLQNATALVHMARFESFGIAIAEALVAGAPVVGADVGGVAEVVEDAGVVVPPGDTAAAGEALARLVADPKLRADLVERTRGRAKALAWSEVALEMEKLYRSAISS from the coding sequence ATGCACGTCTGCCACGTCAATCCGTTCTTCTTCCCGCACCTCGGCGGCATCGAACGCCGCATCTACCACGTCTCGCGCGCGCTCCTCGAGCGCGGACACGAGGTCACGGTCCTGACGTCGCGCCTCCCCGGCACCCCGAAGGAGGAGACGATGGACGGCTTCCGCGTCGTGCGCCTCCCCGCGAAGCCGCTTCCCGTCAAGTGGAATCCGCCGATCCTCCGCACCGAGGGCGTCGAGAAGGCGCTTCGCGACCTCGCGCCGGACGTCCTCGACTTCCATTACCGCTGGGCGCCCGAGTACACCAAGGCCGTCGACCGCTCGGGCATCCCGCAGGTGTTCACGTACCACAACACCTACGGCGAAGGGTCCGGCCTCCTTCGTCCGCTCTCGCTCGCGAATGACCGCTGGAACAAGCGCTACGTCGAGCGCGCCCACTCCATCGCGGCGATCAGCCGCTTCGTGCGGGACGACCTTGCGCGCCGCGGCTTCCCCGAATTGAAGCTCAAGCTCGTGCCCAACGGCTGCGCGCCCCCGAAGCCCGGGACGGCCGAGTGGGAGGCGGACGACGGCCGCGAGCTTCCGCGCGCGCCGTACTTCGTCGCGGTCGGCCGCCTCACGCCCGAGAAGGGCACCGACCTCGTGATTCGCGCCTTCGCCGAGGCGAACCGCCGTGGCGCGAACGCGCGTCTCATCGTGTGCGGGAAGGGACCCGAGCGCGCCGCGCTCCTCAGGCTCGCGCGCCGCCTCGGCGTCGAGGACCGCGTCGAGATCAATGGGTGGGTCCCCGAGGCCACGAAGTTCCGCCTCCTCCAGAACGCGACGGCGCTCGTCCACATGGCGCGCTTCGAGAGCTTCGGCATCGCGATCGCCGAGGCGCTCGTCGCGGGCGCGCCCGTCGTCGGCGCGGACGTGGGCGGCGTCGCGGAGGTCGTCGAGGATGCGGGCGTCGTCGTGCCGCCCGGCGACACCGCGGCCGCGGGCGAGGCGCTCGCGCGGCTCGTCGCCGACCCGAAGCTCCGCGCGGATCTCGTCGAGCGCACGCGCGGACGCGCGAAGGCCCTCGCATGGAGCGAGGTCGCCCTCGAGATGGAGAAGCTCTACCGCTCCGCGATCTCGAGCTGA
- a CDS encoding glycosyltransferase, which produces MRIAVFTESWIPMTDGLTTSLLAFKRELESRGHHLHVFAPGPEATHAEGETRYKGYPFWGYPELRVNFSPSGHDTTRLLIEGGFDIVHLQSPGPVALWGLLAAKRLGLPVVTSYHTFLPDLVPYVAPPGLQGFARSVVWSATERFFRATDLVLVPGPSAAAEILAHMPIDAIPRMEIQPNGVDVARFRPDRRSRAMRERLSPNGEPVVLSVSRLAREKNIPFLVDALVEARKTLPDLTLAIGGRGPERETIERRARRLGVTDAVRFLGYIADEDLAAAYASADAFASASAFETQGMTAIEAMACGTPVAAARARGLADYVRDGETGHLFTPGDLAEAARAMTRAVAAGDRMRNAARQHAMTLSVARATDLLEKRYHEVANTVPVYAVA; this is translated from the coding sequence ATGAGGATCGCCGTCTTCACGGAGAGCTGGATCCCGATGACGGACGGCCTCACGACGAGCCTTCTCGCGTTCAAGCGCGAGCTGGAGTCGCGCGGCCACCACCTCCACGTGTTCGCCCCGGGCCCCGAGGCCACGCACGCGGAAGGCGAGACCCGTTACAAGGGCTACCCGTTCTGGGGCTACCCCGAGCTCCGCGTGAACTTCTCGCCCTCGGGCCACGACACGACGCGCCTGCTCATCGAAGGCGGCTTCGACATCGTGCACCTCCAGAGCCCCGGTCCCGTCGCGCTCTGGGGGCTCCTCGCCGCGAAGCGCCTCGGCCTCCCCGTCGTCACGAGCTACCACACCTTCCTGCCGGACCTCGTCCCGTACGTCGCGCCGCCGGGGCTCCAGGGATTCGCGCGCTCGGTCGTGTGGAGCGCGACCGAGCGCTTCTTCCGCGCCACCGACCTCGTCCTCGTGCCGGGCCCGTCGGCCGCGGCCGAGATCCTCGCCCACATGCCGATCGACGCGATCCCCAGGATGGAGATCCAGCCGAACGGCGTGGACGTGGCGCGCTTCCGCCCCGACCGCAGGAGCCGCGCGATGCGCGAGCGGCTTTCGCCGAACGGCGAGCCGGTTGTCCTCAGCGTCAGCCGCCTCGCGCGCGAGAAGAACATCCCCTTCCTCGTGGACGCGCTCGTCGAGGCCCGCAAGACCTTGCCGGACCTCACGCTCGCGATCGGCGGCCGCGGCCCCGAGCGCGAGACCATCGAGCGCCGCGCGCGCCGGCTTGGCGTCACGGACGCGGTGCGCTTCCTGGGATACATCGCCGACGAGGACCTCGCCGCGGCCTACGCGTCCGCCGACGCCTTCGCGAGCGCGAGCGCGTTCGAGACGCAGGGCATGACGGCGATCGAGGCGATGGCGTGCGGCACGCCCGTCGCCGCCGCCCGCGCCCGGGGCCTCGCCGACTACGTGCGCGACGGCGAGACGGGCCACCTCTTCACGCCCGGCGACCTCGCGGAGGCGGCCCGCGCGATGACGCGCGCCGTCGCCGCGGGCGACCGCATGCGGAACGCCGCGCGGCAGCACGCGATGACGCTCTCGGTCGCCCGCGCGACGGACCTTCTCGAGAAGCGCTACCACGAGGTCGCGAACACGGTCCCGGTCTACGCCGTCGCCTGA
- a CDS encoding DUF2240 family protein produces the protein MSDLRRALAYVFRRKGETTLPKTVFKQSVTFDLHWFAPEQTKKLLEHALAVGALVADGDHVRPAFNVATIEVPMGFRPTEDILSEIPEPDAAPAAPALYDELVAAVAAAIGETPAAVAQAASEVRARAANLLAPEVALLEVARARGADPRAWTGRVREALVSTAKR, from the coding sequence GTGAGCGACCTCCGGCGCGCCCTCGCCTACGTCTTCCGCCGCAAGGGCGAGACGACCCTCCCGAAGACCGTGTTCAAGCAGTCCGTGACGTTCGACCTCCATTGGTTCGCCCCCGAGCAGACGAAGAAGCTCCTCGAGCACGCGCTCGCCGTGGGCGCGCTCGTCGCGGACGGCGACCACGTGCGCCCCGCGTTCAACGTGGCCACGATCGAGGTGCCGATGGGCTTCCGCCCGACCGAGGACATCCTGAGCGAGATTCCCGAGCCCGACGCGGCCCCGGCGGCCCCCGCGTTGTACGACGAGCTCGTCGCGGCGGTCGCGGCCGCGATCGGGGAGACGCCCGCCGCCGTCGCCCAGGCCGCCTCCGAGGTGCGCGCCCGCGCGGCCAACCTCCTCGCGCCCGAGGTCGCCCTTCTCGAAGTCGCGCGCGCCCGCGGCGCGGACCCCCGGGCGTGGACGGGCCGGGTCCGCGAGGCCCTCGTTTCGACGGCGAAGCGCTAG
- a CDS encoding HisA/HisF-related TIM barrel protein: MPIEVVPVMQVHQGRLVAASDDLASEDPAKALASLSRAHGRVVVIDQSGLERNEPDLAFIQTASRHASLWLDAGSRDAPDAMDVVVAGAHRATLRWSLLDAPEELDDAVELAEPDTFFLGLEHRNGQFVPNRRDRMPVSALARRADALGIGVVVMDAGGRSFNESLAKSLATAGTERWFAGWVTSERDVAALESLGYTGVLVPAAQARAFAARAKEEGA, encoded by the coding sequence GTGCCCATCGAAGTCGTGCCCGTGATGCAGGTCCACCAGGGCCGCCTCGTCGCCGCAAGCGACGACCTCGCGTCGGAGGACCCCGCGAAGGCGCTCGCCTCGCTCTCGCGCGCGCACGGCCGCGTCGTCGTCATCGATCAGAGCGGCCTCGAGCGCAACGAGCCGGACCTCGCGTTCATCCAGACGGCCTCGCGCCACGCGTCGCTTTGGCTCGACGCGGGCTCGCGCGACGCGCCGGACGCGATGGACGTCGTCGTGGCGGGCGCGCACCGCGCAACTCTCCGATGGAGCCTGCTCGACGCGCCCGAGGAGCTGGACGACGCAGTCGAGCTCGCGGAGCCGGACACGTTCTTCCTCGGCCTCGAGCACAGGAACGGCCAGTTCGTCCCGAACCGCCGCGACCGCATGCCCGTGTCGGCGCTCGCCCGGCGCGCGGACGCGCTCGGCATCGGAGTCGTCGTGATGGACGCGGGCGGGCGCTCCTTCAACGAGTCCCTCGCGAAGAGCCTCGCGACGGCCGGAACCGAACGGTGGTTCGCGGGTTGGGTGACGAGCGAGCGCGACGTCGCCGCGCTCGAATCCCTCGGTTACACGGGCGTCCTCGTGCCGGCGGCGCAGGCCCGCGCATTCGCGGCGCGCGCGAAGGAGGAGGGCGCGTGA
- a CDS encoding M67 family metallopeptidase, producing the protein MTFAIPAEVLEDVLAHGREGGEMEVCGLFAGRRLPDGTVEVARHFRVTNAHPNPRTEYLVEPGEHLKLTLLVEDELGLEIVGFYHSHPRGPARLSTTDAARANWPGAVYFLAWYGESEGWGAWRWDDGRGRFVPEAVEIRGSGKS; encoded by the coding sequence GTGACCTTCGCGATCCCGGCCGAGGTGCTCGAGGATGTCCTCGCCCACGGGCGCGAGGGCGGCGAGATGGAGGTCTGCGGGCTCTTCGCGGGCCGGCGGCTCCCGGACGGGACCGTGGAGGTTGCGCGCCATTTCCGGGTGACGAACGCCCACCCGAACCCGCGCACCGAGTACCTCGTCGAGCCCGGGGAGCACCTGAAGCTCACGCTCCTCGTCGAGGACGAGCTGGGTCTCGAGATCGTGGGTTTCTACCACAGCCACCCGCGCGGTCCCGCCCGCCTCTCGACGACGGACGCGGCGCGCGCGAACTGGCCGGGCGCCGTGTATTTCCTCGCGTGGTACGGCGAAAGCGAAGGATGGGGCGCGTGGCGGTGGGACGACGGCCGCGGAAGGTTCGTCCCGGAAGCGGTCGAGATCCGCGGATCCGGCAAGAGCTAA
- a CDS encoding cysteine synthase, producing MARTGVAALIGNTPLVEIAKLNPRADRVAVYAKLEGRNPGGSVKDRPALAIVEEAEKRGDLPARTLLDATSGNTGIAYAMLGAARGFAVELCMPANASEERKRILRAYGAKLVLTDPTEGQDGAIDEARARAASDPDLYFYADQYANEANPRAHYASTGPEIWRDTGGRVTHFVAGLGTSGTAMGVGRFLKERDPSIRVLGMQPAGPFHGIEGLKHMETTAHVPPIYRPSALDGLVPVATERAYALTRALAREEGLFCGPSSGAALAAALEVAAELTKGVIVTVLPDGGDRYLSTPVWDGA from the coding sequence GTGGCCCGGACCGGCGTCGCCGCGCTCATCGGAAACACGCCTCTCGTCGAGATCGCGAAGCTCAACCCGCGCGCGGACCGCGTCGCCGTGTACGCGAAGCTCGAAGGCCGGAACCCGGGCGGGAGCGTGAAGGACCGCCCCGCCCTCGCGATCGTCGAGGAGGCGGAGAAGCGCGGCGACCTCCCCGCGCGCACGCTCCTCGACGCGACGTCGGGCAACACCGGCATCGCGTACGCGATGCTTGGCGCGGCGCGCGGCTTCGCGGTGGAGCTCTGCATGCCCGCGAACGCAAGCGAGGAGCGCAAGCGGATCCTCCGGGCCTACGGCGCGAAGCTCGTGCTCACGGATCCGACCGAGGGGCAGGACGGGGCGATCGACGAGGCGCGAGCGCGCGCGGCGAGCGATCCCGACCTCTACTTCTACGCCGATCAATACGCAAACGAGGCCAACCCCCGCGCGCACTACGCTTCGACGGGCCCCGAGATCTGGCGGGACACCGGCGGTCGGGTGACGCACTTCGTCGCGGGGCTCGGCACGTCGGGCACCGCGATGGGCGTCGGACGCTTCCTCAAGGAGCGCGATCCGTCGATCCGCGTCCTCGGGATGCAGCCCGCGGGTCCGTTCCACGGCATCGAGGGGCTGAAGCACATGGAGACGACGGCGCACGTGCCGCCGATCTACCGTCCCTCGGCGCTCGACGGCCTCGTGCCCGTCGCGACCGAGCGCGCCTACGCGCTCACACGGGCGCTCGCCCGCGAGGAGGGCCTCTTCTGCGGTCCGTCGAGCGGCGCGGCGCTCGCGGCCGCGCTCGAGGTCGCCGCGGAGCTCACGAAAGGCGTCATCGTGACGGTGCTTCCCGACGGCGGAGACCGCTACCTCTCGACGCCCGTCTGGGATGGCGCATAA